The stretch of DNA aaaaagtgactgACAGGACAACTTCATTTGtactatgtttgattttaaaactgttctcGTACATTATGGCGTTGACTTTTCAGATTTGATAAGtcaaaatacattaaaattagTTTGACCTATTTTCCAAAGATATCAATGTATTCCGGAGAAATTTTCACTACAGAACAATTCATAGACAATCGACTTTTTTGTGCTCTTGTAAAATTTATACCATAGGCTTATATATACATTGTTTTGATATCCATCAACATTCAAAACACCAACGATCATGGATTCAAGAATTTGTATCTGTTTTTTGTTATGTATAAGCCTTCAATTTATTTACACATTGGCTGACTCTGATAATTATATCATTCATATGGATTTATCAGTTATGCCAAAAGCATTCTCAAACCAACATAGTTGGTATGAATCTACTCTTTCTCAAGTTACTACTACCAACAATAATCTCAAGTCTACCTCTTCTAAAATCATTTATACATACAATAATGTTATGAATGGTTTTAGCGCAAATCTAtcacctgaagagcatgaagctCTCAAAACCTCCGCCGGTTACATTTCTTCAATACCTGATTTACCCTTGAAACTTGACACAACACACTCGCCTCAATTCCTTGGCCTTAATCCCTACAAAGGGGCCTGGCCAGCTTCTGATTTTGGCAAAGATATCATTATTGGTGTAATAGACACCGGTGTTTGGCCAGAAAGTGAAAGTTTCAACGATCATGGAATGACTAAAATACCCACAAAATGGAAAGGTCAATTATGTCAATTTGAAAATACCAAAAATTCATCTTTTTGCAACAAGAAACTTATTGGAGCTAGATTCTTCAACAAAGGGTTCTTGGCGAAATATCGAAATATTAGTGAAACAATTGTGAACTCCACACGTGACACAGAAGGTCATGGGACCCACACTTCAGCAACAGCGGCCGGAAGCAGAGTCGACAGTGCATCTTTCTTCGGTTATGCAAATGGAACAGCATCGGGAATAGCTTCGTTGTCTAGAGTAGCCATATACAAGCCTGTGTGGGGACCAGATGCAGATGCAGTATCATCTGATGTAATAGCTGCAATTGATGCTGCAATATCAGACGGTGTTGATGTTCTTTCAATGTCATTAGGCTATAGCAATATTCCATTGTATGAAGATGCTTTTGCTATAGCAACATTTGCAGCTATGGAAAAAGGTATTTTTGTGTCTACTTCAGCAGGTAATAGCGGACCTTCATTTAAAACCTTACACAATGGAACGCCATGGGTGATTACTGTTGCGGCTGGTACTTTGGATCGTGAATCTCATGGGAATCTTACACTTGGAAATGGAGTCTCACTCACTGGCTTCGCTACTTATCTAGGAAACTTCTCTGCTAGCAATCTTCCAATTGTTTTTATGGGTACGTGCGATAATTATACTGAACTAATCAAAGTGAAAAGCAAAATTGTGGTTTGTGAAGACAAGGATGGAACTCTTTCCAGTCATGTTTTTAATGTGGTTGAAGCAGAAGTTGTTGGAGCTGTTTTCATATCAAACGCGTCAGATTTCCTACAGTACTCGTTTCCATCGATCActattaataagaaaaatggTGAAATTGTCAAAGATTACATACAGAGTTCCTCTAACTCTAGTTCAATAGCAAAAATGTCTTTTAAGATAACATCTTTTGATGCTAAACCAACACCTAGTGTTGATTTTTATAGTTCAAGAGGGCCTGCAAAGAGTTGTCCATATGTTTTGAAACCTGACATTACAGGTCCTGGTACATCGATCTTAGCTGCATGGCCCGCAAACATTCCCGTCTTGGATTTTGGGGATCATAAACTCTTCAGcaagttcaaatttttatcTGGAACATCGATgtcatgtcctcatgttgctgGTGTAGGAGCACTTTTGAAAGGAGCACATCCTGATTGGAGTCCTGCAGCTATTAGATCAGCAATGATGACAACATCAGACATACTTGATAATACTAAGAAACCCATCAAAGACATTGGAAAAGGTAACAAAGTTGCAACTCCTCTTGCATTGGGAGCTGGTCATATCAACCCTAATAGAGCACTTGACCCCGGTCTTGTTTACGATGTTGTTGTACAAGATTATGTTAACCTTCTTTGTGCACTTAACTTCACACAAGAAAACATCACTTCCATTACAAGATCCTCTACCAATGATTGTTCTAAACCTTCCTTGGATCTTAACTACCCTTCTTTTATCGCTTTCTTTAATGCGGAAAACTCCTCGTCAAGAACATCCCAAGAATTTAGCAGAACAGTGACCAATGTTGGCGaggaaaaaacaacttatgttgCTAGCATTACACCAATTGAAGGG from Trifolium pratense cultivar HEN17-A07 linkage group LG5, ARS_RC_1.1, whole genome shotgun sequence encodes:
- the LOC123886399 gene encoding subtilisin-like protease SBT3, whose amino-acid sequence is MDSRICICFLLCISLQFIYTLADSDNYIIHMDLSVMPKAFSNQHSWYESTLSQVTTTNNNLKSTSSKIIYTYNNVMNGFSANLSPEEHEALKTSAGYISSIPDLPLKLDTTHSPQFLGLNPYKGAWPASDFGKDIIIGVIDTGVWPESESFNDHGMTKIPTKWKGQLCQFENTKNSSFCNKKLIGARFFNKGFLAKYRNISETIVNSTRDTEGHGTHTSATAAGSRVDSASFFGYANGTASGIASLSRVAIYKPVWGPDADAVSSDVIAAIDAAISDGVDVLSMSLGYSNIPLYEDAFAIATFAAMEKGIFVSTSAGNSGPSFKTLHNGTPWVITVAAGTLDRESHGNLTLGNGVSLTGFATYLGNFSASNLPIVFMGTCDNYTELIKVKSKIVVCEDKDGTLSSHVFNVVEAEVVGAVFISNASDFLQYSFPSITINKKNGEIVKDYIQSSSNSSSIAKMSFKITSFDAKPTPSVDFYSSRGPAKSCPYVLKPDITGPGTSILAAWPANIPVLDFGDHKLFSKFKFLSGTSMSCPHVAGVGALLKGAHPDWSPAAIRSAMMTTSDILDNTKKPIKDIGKGNKVATPLALGAGHINPNRALDPGLVYDVVVQDYVNLLCALNFTQENITSITRSSTNDCSKPSLDLNYPSFIAFFNAENSSSRTSQEFSRTVTNVGEEKTTYVASITPIEGFNVTVIPDKLVFSKKNEKLSYKLRIEGPRMTQEDEVAFGYLTWQNEKHVVRSPIVVTNIQ